The following are encoded together in the Diachasmimorpha longicaudata isolate KC_UGA_2023 chromosome 3, iyDiaLong2, whole genome shotgun sequence genome:
- the LOC135159921 gene encoding uncharacterized protein LOC135159921, translated as MSSKSRSVPTGACLSFKQRSRKNITLLKDVETDESESNDSSDGILQSPTKSMDSARNTRKELHLTPPSPLVHNASGNRKRRASSTTRAEDGLNSIVSPGTPKTSRSMMVPPAKMPKMLGPQNQLSSSHYADNERRILNSLRDYFDQQLDEKLENLRRRMAYDLKQSMNELKTTIIGTNLAPASGPSLLEIQKQMSTPLPFEMDDKFQEYEAILTTDPNLVETLRLFMRVLISNKKEMKICVSTILSAVLRKTVSLHYSGYGKEAGGKKKKNFYNTTVCKVLIDVIIEVIGSSTDEKKIMSEVSTWLSRSGDREGGRKERQRGSSHHNENNSVCSFDTNR; from the exons atgtcgagtaaatcgcgatctgtaccaacag gtgcatgtttatcatttaaacagcggtcaaggaagaatattactttgcttaaagacgtcgaaactgatgaatctgagagcaatgattcctccgatggaattctgcagtcacctacaaaatcgatggactcagcgagaaatacaagaaaagaacttcatttgacacctccttcaccactagtccataacgcttcag gtaaccgaaaaaggcgtgcatcgtctactacacgcgctgaagacggattgaattcgattgtgagcccaggaactccaaaaacttcacgatcaatgatggtaccccctgctaagatgccaaaaatgctgggaccacaaaaccagttgtcatctagtcattatgctgataatgaacgtcgaatcctgaactcccttcgagattactttgatcagcaattagatgaaaagctcgaaaatttaagacgcaggatggcttacgatttaaagcagtctatgaatgagctcaagaccacaatcattggcactaatctagccccagcttctggtcctagcttgcttgaaatacagaagcagatgtctacgccactaccatttgaaatggatgataagttccaggaatacgaagcgatattgacaacggacccaaatctcgtagaaacactg cgattattcatgagagttttgataagcaataaaaaagagatgaaaatatgtgtttccactatcctatctgcagttctgaggaagacagtgtcactgcactattctggttacggaaaggaagctggcggaaagaaaaagaaaaatttttataacactacagtatgcaaagtactgattgatgtgataattgaggtaataggatccagcactgatgagaagaagataatgtcagaagtaagtacttggttgtcacgttctggcgatcgagagggtgggcgtaaggaacgacaacgcgggtcaagtcatcataacgagaataattcagtttgttcctttgataccaatcgataa